CGCGGGGGGTGCCTCCGCGCGCCGACGCTCGTATCGGGCACCGGCGAACGCATCCACTGGAGGCTGAATGGCGAAGCAGGAAGGGTTCGAGGTCGAAGGCGTGGTGACGGAGGTGCTCCCCGACCGCAACTACCGCGTGAAGCTGGAGAACGGGCACCAGGTGCTGGCCTACGCGGCCGGCCGCATGTCCAAGAACAAGATCCGCGTGCTGGAGGGCGACCGCGTCACGCTCGCCATGTCGCCGTACGACCTCACCCGCGGGCGGATCACGTACCGCCACAAGTAGCTGAGGCTCGCGTTCCACACCACCGGGGCGCTGAAAACCCACTGTTTCCGCGCCTTTCGCGGGCACGCTCCCGCGCGTGCCACGCGGAATGATCCATGCTCCCGGGGGCGGAATCGCCTGTCCGCAACACCCCCTCACCCCTGCGACACACCCATGGATCGCGCGACCGGAACGGTGATGTGGTTTTCGCAGGAGAAGGGCTTCGGCTACATCCGGCGGGACGATGGGGCCGACGTATTCGTGCACTCCTCGGCCATCCAGGGCCGGGGCTTCCGCACGCTGGAGCAGGGCGAGTCGGTCGAGTTCGACGTCATTCAAGAGCCCAAGGGCCTCAAGGCCGCCAACGTCCTGCGCCTGAACCCGCCCGCCGGCTGAGCCCCCACCCCCAGCGTCGCCCAGCGACGCATCCCCCTCCCCCAAAACTGCCTGGGGGAGGGGGTTTTTGCATGGATCTTCGCCGGGTCCGTAGGGGCGCGATTCATCGCGCCCGTGCCCGCCGCCGCACCGGTGCCCGCCACGCCGCACAATATCTGTAGGGGCAGACCTGCGTGTCTGCCCGCCCTCTCCCGCGCGCCGGCAGCGGCCGTCCCGCGCACAGTCGTCCGTCCGGACATCGGTACGAAAGTTACGCCGTGTCGCACTCCATCGGCTCGGTCGTACCGTTCTCAAGGTCCCGCAGCGCCTCCGCGGCCCAGTTGTCCAGAAGCGCGAGGGATCCGGGCGACGCCAGGATCGTCTCCCACTTTGCAGCCCGGATCTCCTGAAGCAGGTGCGAGGCGATCCTGTCCTGGATGTCGTCAGGCAACGCCGCAGCCTCGGCAATCGCCTCCTCGAGTAGTCTGGTAATTCTTCTCTCGCTTTCAGAGGGTGAAGATCGAGACGCGGGCTCTCATCCCGCCGGCAGAGGTGCGGGCGGGGCGGAGGGGATGCCGCGCTCGGCCGC
The window above is part of the Longimicrobium sp. genome. Proteins encoded here:
- a CDS encoding cold shock domain-containing protein, which translates into the protein MDRATGTVMWFSQEKGFGYIRRDDGADVFVHSSAIQGRGFRTLEQGESVEFDVIQEPKGLKAANVLRLNPPAG
- the infA gene encoding translation initiation factor IF-1, with translation MAKQEGFEVEGVVTEVLPDRNYRVKLENGHQVLAYAAGRMSKNKIRVLEGDRVTLAMSPYDLTRGRITYRHK